TATTTACTTTTACAAAAAGCTCAATATGTACTTTTTTGTCAAAAAACTTTTCTAAATCAATACGAGCTTCGGTTCCTACCCTTTTAATTGCTTCTCCTTTATGGCCTATAATAATTCCTTTTTGAGAATTACGTTCTACCATAATTAAGCATTTAATACGGATGATATCTTCTTCTTCTAAAAACTCTTCTGTTTCAACTTCAACTGCATACGGAATTTCCTTTTCGTAATGTAATAATATTTTTTCACGAATGGTTTCGTTCACAAAAAAGCGTTCGGGCTTGTCTGTTAACGCATCTTTAGGGAAATAAGGCGGTGAAACAGGAAGCAATTCTACAATTCTATTAAAAACAACATCAATATTAAAACTGTTTAATGCAGATATTGGATAAATTTCTGCATTAGGCACTTTTTCATGCCATAAAGCAACTTGCTCTTCTAACTGTTCTTGGTTTGATTTATCAATTTTGTTTAATAATAGCAATACAGGGATTTTTGCATGAATTATTTTATTAAAAAAAGCTTCATCCTTTAAATCCTTCTCACCTATTTCAACCATGTAAATTAAAATATCCGCATCTTCAAAAGCAGATTTTACAAAATCCATCATCGAATTTTGCAGCTCGTACGCAGGTTTAATAATTCCAGGCGTATCTGAAAATAAAATTTGAAAATCATCTCCATTAACAATACCCAAAATTCTGTGACGGGTTGTTTGTGCTTTAGAGGTAATAATAGATAATCTTTCTCCAACAAAAGCATTCATTAAGGTTGATTTACCTACGTTCGGATTTCCAATAATATTTACGTATCCAGCTTTGTGCGACATAACATTTAATTTAGCCTACAAAGTTAAACATTTTAGAACAGAAATTTAAAATTCCTTTTTATTTTTAAAAAAAGTTTGGTATTCTAAAAAATGGTTGTACTTTTGCAATCGAAATAACGGGATAGAGCAGTAGGCAGCTCGTCGGGCTCATAACCCGAAGGTCACAGGTTCGAGTCCTGTTCCCGCTACTAAGTTTTTACTGAAAATACTTTCAACAAAGGTTGAAATTCGCACAGCGGGATAGAGCAGTAGGCAGCTCGTCGGGCTCATAACCCGAAGGTCACAGGTTCGAGTCCTGTTCCCGCTACTAAGTTTTACTGAAAATACATTCAACAAAGGTTGAAATTCGTACAGCGGGATAGAGCAGTAGGCAGCTCGTCGGGCTCATAACCCGAAGGTCACAGGTTCGAGTCCTGTTCCCGCTACTAAGTTTTTACTGAAAATACATTCAACAAAAGTTGAAATTCGCACAGCGGGATAGAGCAGTAGGCAGCTCGTCGGGCTCATAACCCGAAGGTCACAGGTTCGAGTCCTGTTCCCGCTACTAAGTAAGCCACTTTTATAAAGTGGCTTTTTTTATATCTAAAGCAATGAGTACAAAAAAAATTAATGGCTATCGCACGCTTTTAAATGTTACCAAAAACGTAACGCTTAAAGAACTTAAAACTATTTACAGAAATAGTATGAAGCAATATCACCCTGATTTATTTCCGTCGGATGCAGAAAAAGCAGAAGCTGATGAGAAAAGCCAGGCAATTATTGAAGCGTACCATTTTTTAGTGAGCATTGCCAATGAAACCGTAGAAAAAAACAAAGAAGAATTTGAGGCCATAATTGCAGCTAACAACATTGCTGAATTTTATATGGAAGAAGGTATTTTGTTTGTTACCTTAGTTAACGGTAGTAAATTTGAATATTACGGTGTACCAAAAGTTACCTACGTAAAAATGATTAACGCAGATTCGCCAGCGCGTTTTGCAAAACGACACATATACGGTAAATTTGTTTACCGTAGTGCTGTTAAAATGACTGGTTTAGAATAATAATAAAAGAGAGCAAATTGCTCTCTTTTTTATTTTCTTAGTACTTGTAAATACTACAATAAATAAAAATAAAATTCGTTGGTATGTAGTAACCAATTCAATAAAAAAAATTATATTAGTTAACGCTAAATTTGTAGCTAATTACTTTTAATTTATTCGATATCTCATATTCCAATGGCACAAAATGTAACCTTTAAAAATTTTGATGAGTTTAAACAACCTCTTCAAAAATTTAATGCTCCTTTTGCATGTACATCATTAATCGTTAAAGACCTAAACAACAACGTTTATCACGGTCGCGGAATGGAACTAACTTTTGGCGAAGCCTTAACCAGCTTAACTTATTACCCAAAAGGTTATTCGTTTCAGCATTTAGCACCAAATAAAACACCAGGGCTTCAGTACACAGCTAAATATGCTATTTTAGCATTAACCACACCGGTAAGTGTTTTTGATGTGAAAGATGCTTTAGAAGGTTTTAACGATGCAGGATTAGCATTTAGTTTAAACATGATGCCATCTCCGCCATTAAACGAAATTAAACCGGAAGAATACAAAAACGCAGTTCCTTATGCATCATTTGGCGAATGGGTTCTAGCTAACTTTGCAACCGTTGATGAAGTAAAAGCAGGATTAACACAAGGCGTAGTTTTTTGGTCTGAAGCTTTAGAAATGTTAGGTGGTTTAGAAACACCTTTTCATTTTGCAGTTTACGATAAAGCGGGCGGATCTATTGTGGTAGAAGTTAAAAATGGTGCTTTAGTGGTTTATGACAACCCAACGGGCGTTATGACAAACGGACCAGAATTTCCGTGGCATATGGAAAACTTAAATAATTATTCGCACATTACAAACATTGATACAACAATTGGTAAAGTTGGCGACTTAAATTTAAGACAACCAGATAGCGGAATTGCAACAAGCGTTTTACCATCATCAGCAACTTCGGTTGGACGTTTTATTAAAGCTTTCTATTTTTCTACCTATGCAAATCGTGTAGCTGATCCGGATTTACAATTAGTAGAACTTGGTCACGTAATGAATAACTTTGACCGCCCTAAAAATATTACTAAAGATTTAAGCGGTGAAGGAGAACAAGCAACTCCGGCAAAATACATGACCGAATTTACGCTTTGGACGGTATTAACTGATTTAACTCGCGGACAAATGTACGTGCGTTTGTACGAT
This genomic window from Flavobacterium agricola contains:
- the era gene encoding GTPase Era, whose product is MSHKAGYVNIIGNPNVGKSTLMNAFVGERLSIITSKAQTTRHRILGIVNGDDFQILFSDTPGIIKPAYELQNSMMDFVKSAFEDADILIYMVEIGEKDLKDEAFFNKIIHAKIPVLLLLNKIDKSNQEQLEEQVALWHEKVPNAEIYPISALNSFNIDVVFNRIVELLPVSPPYFPKDALTDKPERFFVNETIREKILLHYEKEIPYAVEVETEEFLEEEDIIRIKCLIMVERNSQKGIIIGHKGEAIKRVGTEARIDLEKFFDKKVHIELFVKVNKDWRSNDYQLRRFGYNNK
- a CDS encoding KTSC domain-containing protein, with protein sequence MSTKKINGYRTLLNVTKNVTLKELKTIYRNSMKQYHPDLFPSDAEKAEADEKSQAIIEAYHFLVSIANETVEKNKEEFEAIIAANNIAEFYMEEGILFVTLVNGSKFEYYGVPKVTYVKMINADSPARFAKRHIYGKFVYRSAVKMTGLE
- a CDS encoding linear amide C-N hydrolase; this encodes MAQNVTFKNFDEFKQPLQKFNAPFACTSLIVKDLNNNVYHGRGMELTFGEALTSLTYYPKGYSFQHLAPNKTPGLQYTAKYAILALTTPVSVFDVKDALEGFNDAGLAFSLNMMPSPPLNEIKPEEYKNAVPYASFGEWVLANFATVDEVKAGLTQGVVFWSEALEMLGGLETPFHFAVYDKAGGSIVVEVKNGALVVYDNPTGVMTNGPEFPWHMENLNNYSHITNIDTTIGKVGDLNLRQPDSGIATSVLPSSATSVGRFIKAFYFSTYANRVADPDLQLVELGHVMNNFDRPKNITKDLSGEGEQATPAKYMTEFTLWTVLTDLTRGQMYVRLYDSLNYQKFTFADYKDKTEMVSFLIK